From the Streptomyces nodosus genome, the window CAGGGCCGTCGGAGGTGTGCGCGAGGAAGACCGTCACGGAAGAAGACGGAGATCGTCACCACCTCCACGGGCACCGTCCGGGCGATCGGAAAACATGATCGACGAGGCCGTCCGGAAACGGCACCGGAAGGGGCGTCGGAAGCGGTCGCGGAAACGGAAACCGGGAGAGCGGCGGTCGGGGCGGTACCGCCGGAATTCATGCGCCGGCCGGGTGCCGGAAGAAGACACAAAGGCCCCCGGGACGCGCCGTCACCCGCGCGTCCCGGGGGCCCTGCGATCGACGGGCTCCGAGCCGGCCGGCTACTTCTTGTCGCCGCCCTTGCCCTCGTCGCCGCTGCCCATGGATTCGTAGATCTCCTTGCACATGGGGCAGACGGGGTACTTCTTCGGGTCGCGCCCCGGTACCCACACCTTGCCGCACAGCGCCACGACGGGTGTGCCGTCGAGGGCGCTCGCCATGATCTTGTCCTTCTGGACATAGTGGGCGAAGCGCTCGTGGTCACCGTCGCCGTGCGACACCTGCGGTGTCGGCTCGACGAGGGTCCCCGTACCAGTTCCGCGCTCGGGCTCAAGAGTGCTCATGACGCCAAGGGTACTGAAACGCCCGCGTCATCAGTTCAGCGTAGGGTCGTCCGGATAGGTGGCCACCATCGCCAGTTCGCTGCGCTGCCGTCGCAGCACCTCCCGCCAGAGCCGCTCCGGCTCCGGGGAGGACACATCGCCGGGTTCCGACTCGACCACGTACCACGCCCCTTCCCCCAGCTCGTCCTCCAGCTGGCCCGGCCCCCAGCCGGCGTATCCGGCGAAGATGCGCAGCGAGCCCAGCGCCCGGGCGAGCAGTTCCGGCGGGGCCTCCAGGTCGACCAGGCCGATCGCGCCGTGCACCCGCCGCCAGCCGAGCGGGGCGCGCTCCTCGGAGCCGCCGGGGATCACCGCCACGCCGAGCGCCGAGTCCAGCGACACCGGTCCGCCCTGGAAGACGACCCCGGGCTCACCCGCGAGGTCCGCCCAGCCCTCCAGGATGTCGCCCACGTCCACGGGCGTGGGCCGGTTGAGGACCACACCGAGCGAGCCCTCCTCGTCGTGGTCGAGGAGCAGCACCACAGCGCGGTCGAAGTTCGGGTCCGCCAGGGCGGGTGTGGCCACGAGCAGCCGCCCTGTGAGCGAGGACACCTCGGTCATGCCAGACATGATCCCGCATCTTGCCCGCCCGTGGGGAGGCAATGCGGGTACGCGGGTGAATGCCGCCGGGCGGGGACGGGCCGCCTGGTGAGGGCTTCCGTCGGCGTGTGGCGACGGAAGCAGGGAGGGCGCACGGATGCGGTACGGGCGCACGGCGGGGCCGGTCACCGCCCGCGTCCGGCGACACACGGTTCGTGTTGTGGCAGAGCCATGACGAACCTGTGTGGGCCTCGGGCTTACTCAAGGGGGGTGGGCGGCCATTACGCTTACGTCTTCGGCCCCTGCCCAACTCCACGGAACGCGAGATTCATGAGCGTCAACGACGATGTCCTCCTTGTGCACGGCGGAAACCCGCTGGAGGGTGAGATCCGTGTCCGCGGTGCGAAGAACCTCGTACCGAAGGCCATGGTCGCGGCCCTGCTGGGCAGCGCGCCGAGCAGGCTGCGCAATGTGCCCGACATCCGCGACGTGCGCGTCGTACGCGGGCTGCTGCAACTGCATGGTGTGACGGTCCGTCCGGGCGAGGAGCCCGGGGAACTGGTGCTCGACCCGACGCATGTCGAGAGCGCCAATGTCGCCGACATCGACGCCCACGCGGGCTCGTCGCGCATCCCGATCCTGTTCTGCGGCCCCCTGCTGCACCGTCTGGGGCATGCGTTCATCCCGGGCCTCGGTGGCTGCGACATCGGCGGCCGGCCCATCGACTTCCACTTCGATGTGCTGCGGCAGTTCGGCGCGGTCATCGAGAAGCGCGCCGACGGCCAGTACCTGGAGGCGCCCAAGGGGCTGCGCGGCACCAAGATCCGGCTGCCCTATCCGTCCGTCGGCGCCACCGAGCAGGTGCTGCTGACGGCGGTCCTGGCCGAGGGGGTCACCGAACTCTCCAACGCCGCCGTGGAACCGGAGATCGAGGACCTCATCTGCGTGCTGCAGAAGATGGGCGCGATCATCGCCATGGACACCGACCGCACCATCCGCATCACCGGTGTGGACAAGCTCGGCGGCTACGCCCACCGCGCCCTCCCGGACCGCCTGGAGGCCGCGTCCTGGGCGTCGGCGGCGCTGGCGACCGAGGGCAACATCTATGTCCGCGGTGCCCAGCAGCGCTCGATGATGACGTTCCTGAACACCTATCGGAAGGTGGGGGGCGCGTTCGAGATCGACGACGAGGGCATCCGCTTCTGGCACCCCGGCGGCCAGCTGAAGTCGATCGCGCTGGAGACGGATGTGCACCCGGGCTTCCAGACCGACTGGCAGCAGCCGCTGGTGGTGGCGCTGACGCAGGCCACGGGGCTGTCGATCATCCATGAGACGGTCTACGAGTCCCGGCTGGGCTTCACCTCCGCGCTCAACCAGATGGGCGCGCACATCCAGCTCTACCGCGAGTGCCTGGGCGGCTCCCACTGCCGCTTCGGGCAGCTCAACTTCCTGCACTCCGCGGTGGTTTCGGGCCCGACCAAGCTCCAGGGCGCCGATCTGGTCATCCCCGACCTGCGCGGCGGCTTCTCGTATCTGATCGCGGCCCTGGCGGCGCAGGGCACCTCCCGGGTGCACGGCATCGAACTGATCAACCGCGGCTACGAGAACTTCATGGAGAAGCTGGTCGAGCTGGGCGCGAAGGTCGAGCTTCCGCAGACGCTCGGCTGACGGCCCCGAGGACACACGCGAGGGGCGGCCACCCGAACCGGGTGACCGCCCCTCCGTACTTCTACCCGGGCGTGTCTCGAACGCGGCGTCGTCCGCCCTGAGGGCGGGCCCCGCGGCGTCGTGGGGGAGGTACCGCCCGTGCGAGCGCAGCCGAGCGTGGGGAGGCGTGCGACCGCAAGGCGGAGGCTCGCCCCCGCACTGGACGTACGAGGGCGATCCCGACGACGCGGCTCGAGGTTCCCCTGTTCGAACGACTCGGGGAAGTGCGTGCCAGGCGTCGCGGGGCAGGCGGGACTTTCGAAACTCGCCCTGGTGCCGCGTCAGGTGGCGGCCGCCCGTCGGGGTGCGGCGTCCGGTGCGTACCGGTCGTCGCGACGGGGCGGACCGTGCCTGCCGGGGCACCAGGC encodes:
- a CDS encoding DUF3039 domain-containing protein, which produces MSTLEPERGTGTGTLVEPTPQVSHGDGDHERFAHYVQKDKIMASALDGTPVVALCGKVWVPGRDPKKYPVCPMCKEIYESMGSGDEGKGGDKK
- a CDS encoding YqgE/AlgH family protein, producing MTEVSSLTGRLLVATPALADPNFDRAVVLLLDHDEEGSLGVVLNRPTPVDVGDILEGWADLAGEPGVVFQGGPVSLDSALGVAVIPGGSEERAPLGWRRVHGAIGLVDLEAPPELLARALGSLRIFAGYAGWGPGQLEDELGEGAWYVVESEPGDVSSPEPERLWREVLRRQRSELAMVATYPDDPTLN
- the murA gene encoding UDP-N-acetylglucosamine 1-carboxyvinyltransferase is translated as MSVNDDVLLVHGGNPLEGEIRVRGAKNLVPKAMVAALLGSAPSRLRNVPDIRDVRVVRGLLQLHGVTVRPGEEPGELVLDPTHVESANVADIDAHAGSSRIPILFCGPLLHRLGHAFIPGLGGCDIGGRPIDFHFDVLRQFGAVIEKRADGQYLEAPKGLRGTKIRLPYPSVGATEQVLLTAVLAEGVTELSNAAVEPEIEDLICVLQKMGAIIAMDTDRTIRITGVDKLGGYAHRALPDRLEAASWASAALATEGNIYVRGAQQRSMMTFLNTYRKVGGAFEIDDEGIRFWHPGGQLKSIALETDVHPGFQTDWQQPLVVALTQATGLSIIHETVYESRLGFTSALNQMGAHIQLYRECLGGSHCRFGQLNFLHSAVVSGPTKLQGADLVIPDLRGGFSYLIAALAAQGTSRVHGIELINRGYENFMEKLVELGAKVELPQTLG